A window of Ptychodera flava strain L36383 chromosome 1, AS_Pfla_20210202, whole genome shotgun sequence contains these coding sequences:
- the LOC139142003 gene encoding uncharacterized protein (The sequence of the model RefSeq protein was modified relative to this genomic sequence to represent the inferred CDS: added 30 bases not found in genome assembly) encodes METATPTQPEMTVRDGSEMETATPTQPEMTGREGSEMETATPTQPEMTGREGSEMETATPTQPEMTGREGSEMETATPTQPEMTVREGSEMETATPTQPEMTGRDRSEMETATPTQPEMTGREGSEMETATSSQPEMTGREGSEMETATPTQPEMTVRDGSEMETATPTQPEMTGREGSEMETATSTQPEMTGRDGSEMETATPTQPEMTDREGNEMETATPTQPEMTGREGSEMDTATQPKTPGEGIRKDTTISPEPHLVERSFHEEGLVTMGKEQKKDSGGIFSKISKRIFGRKEKSGGGTAMPESK; translated from the exons atggagacagccacaccaacacaacctgagatgactgtcagggatggaagtgagatggagacagccacaccaacacaacctgagatgactggcagggagggaagtgagatggagacagccacaccaacacaacctgagatgactggcagggagggaagtgagatggagacagccacaccaacacaacctgagatgactggcagggagggaagtgagatggagacagccacaccaacacaacctgagatgactgtcagggagggaagtgagatggagacagccacaccaacacaacctgagatgactggcagggatagaagtgagatggagacagccacaccaacacaacctgagatgactggcagggagggaagtgagatggagacagccacatcatcacaacctgagatgactggcagggagggaagtgagatggagacagccacaccaacacaacctgagatgactgtcagggatggaagtgagatggagacagccacaccaacacaacctgagatgactggcagggagggaagtgagatggagacagccacatcaacacaacctgaaaTGACTGGCAGGgatggaagtgagatggagacagccacaccaacacaacctgagatgactgacAGGGAGGGAaatgagatggagacagccacaccaacacaacctgagatgactggcagggagggaagtgagatggacaCAGCCACACAACCAAAGACGCCTGGAGAGGGTATCAGAAAAGACACAACAATTTCACCTGAACCTCATCTTGTTGAAAGGAGTTTCCATGAAGAAGGACTAGTTACCATGGGAAAAGAGC AGAAGAAAGACTCTGGTGGTATTTTCAGCAAGATCTCCAAGCGTATCTTTGGACGGAAAGAGAAATCTG